One region of Vibrio marisflavi CECT 7928 genomic DNA includes:
- a CDS encoding DUF2076 domain-containing protein, translating into MNADEKVLIENLAQRLQQAQLSDIDTDAEKLIQKLMSNQPRAMYLLTQAVLLQEHALKASQEKIKQLEQEARQAATPKKGGFLSGLFGGSSQQNNHSSAGNSGFTQSNNANYSSSPNYSQQQHGYAQPQANDYRPSRGSSFMGQAASTALGVAGGALLFEGVSHMFGGRGGFGEGFLGGNHETIVNETIINEAPDSDQFANQDFTQGMDTGGWNDPSSDFASGNDSFTSGDNWNSDFSGDQASDSGSGFGFDNSSFDNSGFDNSGFDNSGGFDDGGFSDFGGSDFGGGGFDDSSW; encoded by the coding sequence ATGAACGCCGATGAAAAGGTTTTAATTGAGAATCTGGCCCAGCGCCTGCAACAAGCTCAATTGTCTGATATTGATACTGATGCTGAAAAGCTTATTCAAAAATTAATGTCGAACCAGCCACGTGCAATGTATTTGCTTACTCAAGCAGTTCTACTTCAAGAGCACGCATTGAAAGCGAGTCAGGAAAAAATTAAGCAGCTAGAGCAAGAAGCACGTCAAGCGGCAACACCGAAGAAAGGCGGTTTCTTAAGTGGTTTGTTCGGCGGTTCATCTCAGCAAAACAACCACTCCTCAGCGGGTAATAGTGGCTTTACACAGTCAAACAACGCGAACTATTCTTCCTCCCCAAACTATTCTCAGCAGCAACACGGCTATGCGCAGCCCCAAGCCAATGACTATCGCCCATCTCGTGGCAGCAGTTTTATGGGGCAGGCTGCAAGCACAGCACTAGGTGTCGCTGGTGGTGCGCTGTTATTTGAAGGTGTCTCACATATGTTTGGTGGTCGAGGAGGTTTCGGAGAAGGCTTCCTTGGTGGTAATCACGAGACTATCGTCAATGAAACCATCATCAATGAAGCGCCAGACAGTGACCAGTTTGCTAACCAAGACTTCACTCAAGGCATGGATACTGGTGGTTGGAATGATCCTTCTAGTGATTTTGCATCGGGTAATGATAGCTTTACTAGTGGTGATAACTGGAACAGCGACTTTAGTGGCGATCAGGCATCGGACTCAGGATCTGGCTTTGGTTTTGACAATAGCAGCTTCGACAATAGCGGCTTTGATAATAGTGGTTTCGATAATAGCGGTGGCTTCGATGACGGCGGCTTTAGTGACTTCGGTGGTAGTGACTTTGGCGGTGGCGGTTTCGATGACAGCAGCTGGTAA